A single genomic interval of Coccidioides posadasii str. Silveira chromosome 1, complete sequence harbors:
- the JHD1 gene encoding JmjC domain-containing histone demethylation protein 1 (EggNog:ENOG410PHW2~COG:B~BUSCO:499at33183): MAASMSFRRPSNSRPPQYRTPSPPRYAVEPLSPHASAASYRPPWDIGASGSEKVPTPLQHCQPQAANNFDASRGNNSHPDPPAETKSLGRLGHSRTGSNIDTLATIALATRARFGPLTYSSAPDNDASTISFAPVDNESRERPPKRARSERSPSPAWQTFGARPATSHTSSFDSMKTDAELLLNFARPANFPPRQPIQPAPRFHNSGPEASNMESKWNIPPPNVPDESFNISSNKVSAAFFGGSGALARVRSRSDGAAALSRPTINGYNSGPPKGPPPMGPVLEDESNGPEEQGERATVTVEEKAESRPPKRGPKSKGRRRQSDTAVKSEDADSDSSNQTNCAACSLVRVPMNNGDDAEVTWVNCDGCNRWFHIVCAGFKNDREIRTVDKFICKECRPVHGPTTFVRKSSRPKTSIDYAGLNQGFVKPSTEAPDHHYIQPIKAGKMTFLPDHFARLPAEFVTAEYFEHGIGMPEPVVIPAHLNPRTPASALGLENYCPQFKEASSQEEFDAIIDSLPNDDDSEEVIDCCQDLLDMVIPNNLTVRTVGELYGLDERVEVIDVKSQQGEDKRWNMRKWVDYYYDSSASKTVRNVISLEVSQSPLGKLIRRPKIVRDLDLQDAVWPNELKEIGDYPKVQFYCLMSVADCYTDFHVDFGGSSVYYHIIKGKKTFFFIPPKEKHLKKYEEWCNSTAQDTTFLADQTKECYRVDLSEGDTMLIPSGWIHAVWTPEDSLVIGGNFLTRMNYGMQIKIAQIEKDTKVPRKFRYPFFQKIMWYTAFKYLDEDPVPQSVLDSFARDENYRFYREYPLYYQFGEYASKAERGSDYYNSRFYSQAELDGLPDLAKYLLRTALIAGGYMVDGVTKETRNAVSRSIPKGQGDPIETVVKFGIWVAWKRGNEPAAQWTRPGAISLDAKVDISDKRRTARPTRRSERNASNGTRRASMASETSKPMQGQNLDDRVSIAPSTSTSNKGSPTPAKRKVSFPDIKLEQDSMPKPVSKGTNLGPKRVACDACRKRRIRCRHKAEYNGDVVSGNQHISFQSNGEQVRRASEVLLNSTINTSTDEDMSINYAELAQGSASGPVPQEMTLNYSAGASGNSPNSSNSAKKGRNKACDECRKSKRRCIHDESGKVDPVKAQERAKPRTGITKRPRSSDGYSSVSKRSRLSQSIHERPEKGEEFGAVPMVASHLNPERIDNPADHIHPRHELSNASEPATNGKAQDKGLYASPAVNTELDGPSRPEGELRPAPPTDSLVSPPTSLLDGRDEIVNNPEQTLPIVNDNAKEYPVDVNTPASTSPKTPHPTVREISPPRREEYESLKVAVPDSAKDQVISTPVITSKPTKPSSRPSSSHKSKQFMAKEVKQAHPAAERKGSPSHMRHNASPTSPQNQFRPGKRDRVSFAEINADEESLKLIKELQEQEFGLRKRSTRA, from the exons ATGGCCGCCTCTATGTCGTTTCGCAGGCCCTCCAATAGCCGACCTCCTCAGTACCGTACTCCTTCCCCGCCGAGATACGCTGTCGAGCCTCTCTCCCCCCACGCATCCGCCGCCAGCTATCGCCCGCCGTGGGATATCGGTGCGAGCGGCTCTGAAAAAGTGCCAACGCCTTTGCAACATTGCCAGCCACAAGCAGCGAATAACTTTGACGCCTCTCGGGGGAACAACAGCCATCCAGACCCCCCTGCTGAGACCAAATCTCTCGGCAGATTGGGGCATTCAAGAACCGGCTCGAATATCGACACGCTAGCCACCATTGCTCTCGCCACGAGGGCTAGATTTGGACCGCTGACCTACAGTTCTGCTCCCGACAATGATGCCTCCACCATATCTTTTGCGCCCGTCGACAATGAGTCAAGAGAGAGACCTCCGAAACGAGCAAGGTCGGAGCGGTCACCATCGCCAGCCTGGCAAACATTTGGTGCTAGGCCCGCGACCAGCCATACTTCGTCCTTTGATAGCATGAAGACTGACGCAGAGCTCCTCCTAAACTTCGCAAGGCCGGCTAACTTCCCCCCACGACAGCCGATCCAACCGGCCCCTCGATTCCACAACAGTGGGCCGGAGGCTAGCAACATGGAGTCGAAGTGGAATATACCACCCCCCAACGTTCCCGACGAGTCGTTCAATATCTCAAGCAACAAAGTCTCTGCAGCATTTTTCGGTGGCTCGGGTGCCTTGGCTCGAGTCCGATCCCGGTCCGATGGCGCGGCGGCCCTTTCCCGACCTACGATTAACGGATACAACTCTGGGCCTCCCAAAGGGCCACCGCCGATGGGTCCGGTTCTGGAAGATGAGTCAAACGGCCCGGAAGAGCAAGGAGAGCGAGCTACTGTGACTGTTGAAGAGAAGGCCGAATCACGTCCACCAAAACGGGGCCCGAAGTCCAAAGGTCGCCGTCGCCAGTCAGACACTGCCGTGAAAAGCGAAGACGCTGACAGTGACTCGTCAAACCAAACAAATTGTGCTGCATGCAGTTTAGTCCGAGTGCCTATGAACAATGGCGATGATGCCGAAGTTACTTGGGTCAACTGTGACGGCTGTAATAGGTGGTTCCACATTGTTTGTGCCGGATTCAAAAACGACCGTGAAATTCGGACCGTGGATAAGTTCATATGCAAAGAATGCCGACCGGTACATGGGCCGACAACTTTTGTGCGCAAGTCTTCGCGACCAAAAACATCTATTGACTACGCTGGGTTGAATCAAGGTTTCGTAAAGCCGTCAACAGAAGCCCCAGATCACCATTATATTCAGCCCATTAAAGCGGGGAAGATGACATTTTTGCCTGATCATTTCGCTCGCCTCCCTGCGGAATTCGTGACTGCAGAATATTTCGAACATGGTATAGGGATGCCAGAGCCTGTCGTTATTCCCGCTCATCTAAATCCTCGTACTCCTGCCTCTGCACTTGGCTTGGAAAATTACTGTCCACAGTTCAAAGAAGCGTCAAGTCAAGAAGAATTCGATGCCATTATCGATAGTCTTCCCAACGACGACGATAGTGAAGAAGTGATCGATTGTTGCCAGGATCTTCTCGATATGGTCATCCCAAATAACCTCACGGTTCGAACGGTGGGTGAACTTTACGGCCTGGATGAGCGAGTAGAGGTTATCGATGTCAAATCTCAGCAGGGTGAAGATAAGAGATGGAACATGCGAAAATGGGTGGACTATTACTATGACAGCAGCGCATCGAAGACTGTCAGAAACGTTATCAGCCTTGAGGTGTCGCAGAGTCCCCTCGGAAAACTAATCCGTCGCCCCAAGATAGTTCGTGACCTGGATCTACAAGATGCGGTTTGGCCCAATGAACTGAAAGAAATTGGCGACTACCCGAAAGTGCAGTTCTACTGTTTAATGTCCGTGGCAGATTGTTACACCGACTTCCACGTGGACTTTGGGGGATCGTCCGTGTACTATCATATCATTAAGGGGAAGAAAACGTTTTTCTTTATCCCTCCCAAGGAAAAGCATCTAAAAAAATATGAGGAATGGTGCAATTCTACCGCACAAGATACCACCTTTCTTGCAGACCAGACCAAAGAATGCTATCGGGTTGACTTGTCAGAAGGTGATACCATGCTTATCCCATCTGGTTGGATCCATGCGGTATGGACGCCGGAAGATAGTCTCGTCATCGGTGGTAACTTTCTCACCAGAATGAACTATGGAATGCAAATCAAGATTGCGCAGATCGAAAAGGATACGAAAGTTCCAAGAAAGTTCCGGTACCCTTTCTTCCAGAAGATTATGTGGTACACCGCGTTTAAGTATCTCGACGAAGACCCCGTTCCTCAAAGCGTACTGGATTCTTTTGCTAGGGATGAAAACTACCGATTTTATCGCGAATATCCCCTCTATTACCAATTTGGAGAATACGCAAGTAAAGCAGAAAGAGGCTCAGATTATTACAACTCCCGTTTTTATTCGCAAGCGGAACTCGACGGTCTCCCGGACCTCGCCAAATATTTATTGAGAACTGCTCTAATTGCAGGTGGATATATGGTGGATGGCGTAACGAAGGAAACAAGAAATGCCGTGAGTCGGTCCATCCCAAAAGGCCAAGGCGATCCTATCGAGACGGTCGTAAAATTTGGAATATGGGTTGCATGGAAGAGGGGTAATGAGCCTGCTGCTCAGTGGACTCGCCCAGGAGCAATATCTCTTGATGCGAAGGTCGATATTTCTGATAAAAGACGAACGGCACGTCCGACTAGGCGTTCGGAAAGGAATGCCAGCAATGGTACCCGCCGAGCTAGCATGGCTTCAGAAACATCCAAGCCGATGCAGGGTCAGAATCTGGACGATAGAGTATCAATCGCCCCATCCACATCCACTTCGAATAAAGGCAGTCCGACTCCGGCAAAACGAAAAGTGTCGTTCCCGGACATCAAACTCGAGCAGGACAGTATGCCAAAACCGGTCTCCAAGGGTACTAACCTTGGTCCAAAAAGAGTGGCCTGTGACGCATGTCGAAAGCGCCGTATTCGTTGTCGCCATAAAGCTGAATATAACGGCGATGTGGTTTCGGGCAACCAACATATAAGTTTCCAATCAAACGGCGAACAGGTTCGAAGAGCCTCGGAGGTTCTTCTGAATAGTACTATCAACACATCAACTGACGAGGATATGTCGATTAACTATGCGGAGTTGGCCCAGGGTAGCGCTTCTGGTCCGGTGCCACAAGAGATGACCCTTAATTATTCAGCTGGGGCCAGTGGAAACAGCCCAAACTCCTCAAATTCTGCTAAAAAAGGGAGAAACAAGGCTTGTGATGAGTGCAGAAAGAGCAAG CGCCGTTGCATCCATGATGAATCCGGAAAGGTGGATCCTGTTAAAGCCCAAGAACGAGCAAAACCGCGAACCGGAATTACAAAGCGTCCACGTTCCAGCGATGGTTACTCGTCAGTATCCAAAAGGTCCAGACTCAGCCAGAGTATACACGAGCGCCCAGAGAAAGGTGAAGAATTCGGCGCTGTGCCTATGGTGGCTTCTCACCTGAATCCGGAGCGAATAGATAACCCAGCTGACCACATACATCCGAGACACGAGTTGAGCAACGCGTCAGAACCGGCGACAAATGGAAAGGCTCAGGATAAAGGGTTGTATGCATCTCCAGCTGTGAACACTGAACTAGATGGGCCTTCTCGTCCTGAAGGCGAGCTAAGACCTGCTCCACCTACCGACAGCCTTGTGTCGCCACCAACGTCCCTTCTTGATGGCCGTGACGAGATCGTCAACAATCCAGAGCAAACCTTGCCTATTGTGAATGATAACGCTAAGGAATATCCAGTTGATGTTAACACTCCGGCTTCGACGTCGCCCAAAACACCCCACCCAACGGTACGGGAAATTTCTCCTCCACGCCGAGAAGAGTATGAAAGCCTGAAAGTTGCTGTACCAGATTCAGCGAAAGATCAAGTCATTTCAACGCCAGTGATTACTTCAAAACCCACAAAGCCATCTTCTCGACCGTCCTCCTCACATAAATCGAAGCAATTcatggccaaggaagtcaaaCAAGCCCATCCTGCAGCTGAGAGAAAGGGATCTCCGAGCCATATGCGGCACAATGCAAGCCCTACATCCCCGCAAAATCAGTTTAGACCGGGCAAACGTGATCGTGTCAGTTTCGCCGAGATTAACGCAGACGAGGAGAGTCTAAAGCTAATCaaagaattacaagaacaagagTTCGGACTCCGTAAACGGTCGACGAGGGCCTAA
- the GYP1 gene encoding GTPase-activating protein (EggNog:ENOG410PHR5~COG:U~BUSCO:4275at33183): MSKRGQIQKESQQQEMVQVGPCLTLNNGVDSALNQIDRTGPPFWGSQSSSQRQSPNRIFDPNTVVGASYSHADLLKTISPHSRSHTPSRSPIPTRNPRNASDSKLANSDITSPRQPYRNLLPQAGELWNAHREHDDDDDGDNEDELAYDDDEDEFGLPSVTSLRKSKFQGLRRTQATESSFESQTGSHANGSSVLVPDLGGMRLRANSSDIAEERGTLAYPNAKSTEGKILRPQYKEILNDPANSLHLINHSPPPSGATPKQLEAHSARITRINKFKRILQSSTVSLPELRDLAWSGIPEEVRAMTWQLLLGYLPTNSERRVTTLERKRKEYLDGVQQAFERGHSTRNTSSSIPPPGTGRGLDEAIWHQISIDIPRTNPHIPLYGFEATQRSLERILYVWAIRHPASGYVQGINDLVTPFWQVFLSSYVTDFDIEEGMDPGQLPKQVLNAVEADSFWCLTKLLDGIQDNYIYAQPGIHRQVNALHDLTRRIDATLAKHLEKEGIEFMQFSFRWMNCLLMREISIKNTIRMWDTYMAEEQGFSRFHLYVCAAFLVKWSDQLLKMDFQEIMMFLQALPTRDWTEKDIELLLSEAFIWQSLFQNSSAHLRSGTASTASTG; encoded by the exons ATGTCTAAAAGGGGCCAAATTCAGAAAGAATCGCAGCAGCAG GAGATGGTTCAGGTCGGTCCGTGCCTCACATTAAATAATGGAGTAGACAGTGCATTGA ATCAGATCGA CAGGACTGGTCCTCCGTTCTGGGGAAGCCAATCTTCATCGCAGCGACAGAGTCCGAATAGAATATTTGACCCAAATACTGTGGTGGGAGCATCGTACTCACATGCAGACTTATTAAA GACTATATCCCCCCATTCAAGGTCGCACACGCCTTCTAGATCCCCAATACCAACTCGAAACCCTCGTAATGCGAGCGATTCCAAGTTAGCGAATTCCGATATAACATCGCCACGCCAGCCGTATCGCAATTTACTCCCGCAAGCAGGCGAACTTTGGAACGCTCATCGAGAGcatgacgacgacgatgacggCGATAATGAGGATGAACTTGCGTATGATGACGACGAAGATGAGTTCGGGCTCCCAAGCGTTACAAGTCTACGAAAGTCAAAATTCCAAGGTTTGCGCCGGACGCAAGCTACCGAAAGTAGTTTCGAGAGTCAAACCGGCAGTCACGCAAACGGTTCGTCGGTGTTGGTACCCGATCTCGGCGGTATGCGCCTCCGAGCGAATAGTTCAGACATTGCAGAAGAACGGGGAACTCTGGCATATCCAAATGCAAAATCCACTGAGGGGAAGATTCTAAGGCCGCAATACAAAGAAATATTAAATG ATCCGGCAAATTCCCTCCATTTAATAAATCATTCACCGCCACCATCTGGCGCAACTCCCAAACAGTTGGAAGCGCATTCAGCTCGAATAACTCGAATTAACAAATTTAAACGCATCCTTCAATCCAGCACGGTCTCTTTACCTGAGCTTCGGGATCTGGCATGGTCAGGTATCCCTGAAGAGGTTCGAGCAATGACTTGGCAGCTTCTCCTGGGCTATTTACCAACAAATAGTGAGCGCAGAGTTACAACTTTGGAAAGAAAGCGAAAAGAGTATTTGGATGGTGTCCAGCAAGCTTTTGAGCGCGGCCATTCTACTCGAAACACCTCATCTTCAATACCACCTCCTGGAACTGGCCGCGGGTTGGACGAAGCGATATGGCATCAAATTAGCATTGACATACCCCGAACGAATCCGCACATTCCTTTATACGGCTTTGAAGCTACTCAGCGTTCGCTGGAAAGAATATTGTATGTTTGGGCCATAAGGCATCCAGCTAGTGGATATGTCCAAGGTATAAATGACCTTGTTACACCGTTCTGGCAGGTGTTTCTGAGTTCGTATGTTACGGATTTTGATATCGAGGAGGGTATGGACCCCGGCCAGTTGCCAAAGCAGGTTCTCAATGCTGTTGAGGCTGATTCTTTCTGGTGTTTGACGAAACTTCTGGATGGCATACAAGACAATTATATATATGCTCAACCAGGCATTCATCGGCAGGTAAATGCGTTGCACGACCTCACCAGGCGCATTGATGCCACACTTGCAAAGCACCTGGAGAAAGAGGGCATTGAGTTTATGCAATTCAGCTTTCGGTGGATGAATTGCTTACTGATGAGGGAAATCAGCATCAAAAACACCATTAGAATGTGGGATACATATATG GCCGAGGAGCAAGGTTTCTCTCGTTTCCACCTTTATGTTTGCGCAGCGTTTTTAGTAAAGTGGTCTGACCAGTTGCTCAAAATGGACTTCCAG GAAATTATGATGTTCTTGCAGGCGTTGCCGACACGCGATTGGACCGAAAAGGATATTGAGCTGCTCTTGAGCGAAGCGTTCATCTGGCAGAGCCTGTTCCAGAATTCTAGTGCACACCTTCGATCGGGAACGGCGAGCACCGCGAGTACGGGATAA
- a CDS encoding uncharacterized protein (EggNog:ENOG410PIPU~COG:A~BUSCO:11904at33183), which yields MTEPEDVEEDLFADLYDADEPVQAAVPSAPAALSAPPPASQAQPQTAPVLPPQASSTEQLDAGSVNMAAYEQPSNYSEQNGMPQQGAMQGDASSSISAQQPEPQGTGIKEDGKMFIGGLNWETTDQSLKDYFSQFGEVQECTVMRDGATGRSRGFGFLTFKDPKTVNTVMVKEHYLDGKIIDPKRAIPRDEQERTSKIFVGGVSQDANEQDFKKFFMQFGRVVDATLMIDKDTGRPRGFGFVTFDSEAAVEACLSQPLEILGKPIEVKKAQPRGNLRDEDDRRLRARGFQGDRFKDEKSGSTDVSQQGAQGQTNLANTMTPQMMAQYWQRMQQYFAMMQQQMALAAAQGQGMAGAAAMGGMNPAMAQQMQQLKQMQQMNPMAGGQPQGAAMNQPAQGAVPQGMQGMMNPMMMQQMQQMQQMQQLQQMQQMQNQPQGGPGYGGPGMGGQMSGAKPGNMNQGMTSGPGAMGGGNFSGPRGGPGYNAQEQLAFEQQKYEQQQQVRRVIDPRNYGGYQQGTTGNWDNGYEEQPNIPTGPQAGMGRGQPAGRGGMSPSPGLAPKQPQKIPTPQPQSSPPANAPTGPRNAGKPGANYRGGGRGVHRGFHPYARG from the exons ATGACTGAGCCAGAAGATGTCGAAGAAGATCTTTTCGCTGATTT GTATGATGCTGATGAGCCTGTTCAAGCAGCAGTTCCCTCAGCTCCGGCTGCATTGTCAGCACCACCTCCAGCAAGTCAAGCACAGCCACAGACTGCCCCAGTCCTACCACCACAAGCTTCAAGTACAGAACAATTGGATGCAGGCTCTGTGAACATGGCCGCTTATGAGCAGCCATCCAATTACAGTGAACAAAATGGCATGCCACAACAAGGTGCGATGCAGGGTGATGCTTCAAGCTCAATAAGCGCACAGCAACCAGAACCCCAAGGCACTgggatcaaagaagatgg CAAAATGTTTATCGGAGGCCTCAATTGGGAAACCACTGATC AATCTCTTAAGGACTACTTTTCGCAGTTTGGTGAAGTTCAAGAATGTACAGTAATGCGTGACGGCGCCACTGGTCGATCGAGAGGCTTTGGCTTTCTCACATTTAAAGACCCCAAGACTGTGAATACGGTAATGGTTAAAGAACACTATTTAGATGGCAAGATA ATTGATCCCAAGCGAGCCATTCCCCGAGATGAACAGGAAAGAACCAGCAAAATATTTGTCGGTGGAGTTAGCCAAGACGCAAACGAACAAGACTTCAAGAAGTTTTTTATGCAGTTTGGGCGAGTTGTGGATGCGACTCTTATGATCGATAAGGATACGGGCCGTCCTCGAGGTTTTGGTTTCGTGACCTTTGATAGCGAAGCCGCTGTCGAAGCGTGCCTCTCCCAACCATTAGAAATTCTCGGCAAGCCGATTGAAGTGAAGAAGGCACAGCCTCGGGGGAACCTGAGAGATGAGGATGACCGCAGGTTGCGTGCTCGAGGCTTTCAAGGCGATCGGTTCAAAGACGAAAAGTCGGGGTCGACGGACGTTTCACAGCAGGGTGCGCAAGGCCAGACTAATCTCGCCAATACCATGACACCTCAAATGATGGCTCAGTATTGGCAACGTATGCAGCAGTATTTTGCTATGATGCAACAGCAAATGGCGCTTGCGGCAGCACAGGGCCAGGGGATGGCTGGCGCTGCTGCAATGGGTGGAATGAATCCTGCCATGGCGCAGCAAATGCAACAGTTGAAGCAAATGCAGCAAATGAATCCCATGGCCGGGGGCCAACCACAAGGAGCAGCCATGAACCAGCCAGCTCAAGGCGCAGTTCCACAAGGAATGCAAGGGATGATGAACCCAATGATGATGCAACAGATGCAACAAATGCAACAAATGCAACAATTACAGCAAATGCAACAGATGCAAAATCAACCTCAAGGTGGACCTGGGTACGGTGGGCCTGGAATGGGAGGTCAAATGTCTGGCGCTAAACCTGGGAATATGAATCAGGGCATGACCAGTGGTCCTGGCGCAATGGGAGGAGGGAACTTCAGTGGGCCGAGAGGAGGTCCAGGATACAACGCCCAGGAGCAGCTCGCATTCGAACAGCAGAAGTacgagcagcagcaacaagtGCGTCGTGTTATAGACCCACGCAATTACGGTGGATATCAGCAAGGAACTACCGGCAATTGGGACAATGGGTACGAGGAGCAGCCGAACATCCCAACTGGACCCCAGGCGGGAATGGGACGCGGGCAACCAGCTGGCCGTGGTGGCATGTCCCCAAGCCCAGGACTTGCACCCAAGCAGCCACAAAAGATTCCGACACCACAACCCCAAAGCTCCCCCCCTGCAAATGCTCCAACAGGTCCGCGAAATGCGGGAAAGCCTGGGGCCAATTATCGCGGTGGTGGACGAGGTGTTCATCGAGGCTTCCATCCTTATGCACGAGGCTAG
- the DIM1_1 gene encoding Dimethyladenosine transferase (EggNog:ENOG410PHZA~COG:A), with protein sequence MRLFAKPGDKLYSRLSVNAQMWAKIDHIMKVGKNNFKPPPAVESSVVRIVPKTPRPDISYDEWDGLLRIAFVRKNKTLRSSFLGTSSVLSMLESNYTTWCAQNDIPVEVGPDDDVEDEGMDIEYGQENDGFDELMDVDDEGDIPDFFKDKPDPTTQVPKTKPTKKHGKVAKLVRGKVRQVLEDDTGLADKRARMCDEGDFLKLLWSFNQRGIHFN encoded by the coding sequence ATGCGCCTATTCGCGAAACCTGGGGATAAGCTTTACAGTCGATTGTCCGTCAACGCCCAGATGTGGGCTAAAATCGACCATATTATGAAAGTTGGGAAGAATAACTTCAAACCCCCCCCAGCTGTTGAGTCAAGCGTTGTTCGAATTGTTCCGAAAACTCCACGACCGGACATTAGCTACGACGAATGGGATGGCTTGCTGCGAATCGCGTTTGTAAGGAAGAATAAGACACTTCGATCAAGCTTTCTTGGTACATCAAGCGTTTTGAGTATGCTAGAAAGCAATTACACAACTTGGTGTGCGCAGAATGACATTCCTGTCGAGGTCGGACCGGACGATGACGTCGAAGACGAAGGTATGGACATAGAGTATGGTCAAGAGAATGATGGCTTTGACGAGCTTATGGATGTCGATGATGAAGGCGACATTCCAGACTTCTTCAAAGATAAGCCAGATCCAACGACGCAAGTCCCCAAAACAAAACCGACCAAGAAACACGGGAAAGTAGCGAAACTGGTTCGCGGAAAGGTTCGACAAGTACTCGAAGACGATACAGGGCTTGCAGATAAGCGAGCAAGAATGTGTGATGAAGGTGATTTTCTAAAGCTTCTATGGTCATTCAACCAGAGGGGTATCCATTTCAACTGA
- the DIM1_2 gene encoding Dimethyladenosine transferase (EggNog:ENOG410PHZA~COG:A): protein MPKASHKKRNGASKAGPYAQAAAKTSAANSIFRMNTDIGQHVLKNPGVAQAIVDKADLKQSDVVLEVGPGSGNLTVKILEKAKKVIAVELDPRMAAEVTKRVQGKPEQKRLEVLLGDVIKTDLPYFDVCISNTPYQVELCGRSNWWICPC, encoded by the exons ATGCCAAAGGCGTCACACAAAAAGCGTAATGGCGCCTCTAAGGCTGGCCCTTATGCCCAAGCTGCAGCCAAAACAAGCGCTGCGAACAGCATATTTCGTATGAATACTGATATTGGTCAGCACGTTCTAAAGAATCCAGGTGTTGCCCAGGCCATAGTCGACAAAGCCGACTTAAAGCAGAGTGAT GTCGTCCTGGAAGTCGGTCCTGGATCCGGAAATCTTACGGTTAAGATCTTAGAAAAAGCTAAGAAGGTTATCGCAGTGGAGTTGGACCCTAGAATGGCGGCAGAGGTTACGAAGCGAGTCCAAGGAAAACCAGAGCAGAAACGATTGGAGGTTTTACTTGGAGATGTGATAAAGACCGATCTACCATATTTTGACGTTTGCATTAGCAACACTCCGTATCAGGTAGAGCTATGCGGTCGATCAAACTGGTGGATTTGTCCCTGCTAA
- a CDS encoding uncharacterized protein (EggNog:ENOG410PP6T~COG:A~BUSCO:15991at33183): MSRSTKLAPEANRILFVKNLSYNVTADDLFDLFGKFGPIRQIRQGIAANSKGTAFVVYEDVHDAKQACDKLNGFNFQNRYLVVLYHQPEKMAKSKEDLAARQENLEKLKQQHGIE; the protein is encoded by the exons ATGAGCCGTAGCACCAAACTCGCCCCGGAAGCCAACAG GATCCTCTTCGTCAAGAACCTTAG CTACAACGTTACCGCAGACGACCTATTTGATCTTTTTGGGAAGTTCGGCCCTATCCG ACAAATCCGCCAGGGCATTGCCGCGAACTCAAAAGGCACGGCATTTGTGGTATATGAGGACGTTCATGATGCCAAGCAGGCCTGCGACAAATTGAACGGGTTCAATTTCCAGAACCGATACCTTGTTG TCCTGTACCATCAGCCTGAAAAGATGGCAAAGTCGAAAGAAGACCTTGCAGCACGACAAGAGAATCTTGAAAAGCTAAAGCAGCAGCACGGCATTGAATAA